Proteins encoded within one genomic window of Formosa agariphila KMM 3901:
- a CDS encoding glutaminase: MHLIQEEVNFKAVVQNIYKDVKDIEDKGELASYIPELARIDSKNFGVHISTMDHSNFGVGNCYDKFSIQSIAKVLSLIMAYKILGKKIWERVDVEPSGNAFNSLVQLEAENGIPRNPFINAGALVISDILLSELEHPKEEFLAFVRDIANQPEIDYSSKIAASEKKVGYRNIALCNYIKSLGNIKNEPEDVLDFYFNLCSLEMNCMELSQLFLFLANNGCRISDQHPILTEQQSKRINALMQTCGFYDESGEFAFRVGLPGKSGVGGGIVAVHPDRYAIAVWSPKLNKKGNSYKGMKFLEAFTTESKQSIF, encoded by the coding sequence ATGCATTTAATACAAGAAGAGGTGAATTTTAAAGCGGTAGTTCAGAATATTTATAAAGACGTTAAGGATATAGAAGATAAAGGAGAACTCGCTTCCTATATTCCAGAATTAGCGCGGATTGACTCTAAAAATTTTGGTGTGCACATTTCTACTATGGATCATTCTAATTTTGGAGTGGGTAACTGTTACGATAAATTCTCAATTCAAAGTATTGCCAAAGTATTGTCTTTAATTATGGCTTATAAAATTTTAGGTAAAAAAATATGGGAACGTGTCGATGTAGAGCCTTCAGGAAATGCGTTTAATTCACTTGTGCAGTTGGAAGCTGAAAATGGTATCCCTAGAAATCCGTTTATTAATGCTGGAGCATTAGTTATATCTGATATCTTATTGAGTGAACTGGAACATCCTAAAGAAGAATTTTTAGCATTTGTAAGAGATATTGCCAATCAGCCAGAAATAGACTATTCAAGTAAGATTGCTGCCTCAGAAAAGAAAGTTGGGTATAGAAATATCGCGTTATGTAACTATATTAAATCTTTAGGAAATATTAAAAATGAACCTGAAGATGTGTTAGATTTTTATTTTAATCTATGTTCTTTAGAAATGAACTGTATGGAACTGTCTCAATTATTTTTATTTCTAGCCAACAACGGTTGCAGAATTTCTGACCAACATCCTATATTAACAGAACAGCAATCTAAACGTATAAATGCACTCATGCAAACCTGTGGATTTTACGACGAATCTGGAGAATTTGCTTTTAGAGTGGGTTTGCCAGGAAAAAGTGGAGTTGGTGGCGGTATCGTTGCGGTACATCCCGATCGTTACGCTATTGCTGTGTGGAGTCCTAAACTGAATAAAAAAGGGAATTCTTATAAAGGCATGAAATTTCTAGAAGCTTTTACTACAGAATCTAAACAATCTATATTTTAA
- a CDS encoding chondroitinase-B domain-containing protein, which produces MNKIKSTISILILSVLFTVHANAQAGKTIVNNAKELDQAIKAAKPGDHLVMANGVWTDIIIKFKGVGTEAQPIVLEAETPGKVFIEGQSRLRLSGEYLEVSGLYFRNGFTPKSTIIDFRTDNESVANHSKITNCVIEGFTQPDREEKDNWVQFYGRHNELSNCYIAGKSNPGPTLRIYLNGNENINNHHKIINNYFGERPRAGGPHGETIQLGDSYTSMTPSYTQVSNNLFERCNGEVEIISSKSNFNEFTNNIFFESEGSLVLRHGNYAKVDGNVFIGNENSTAIGGVRVVNTGHWVTNNYFYKIIGSDFRSAIAVMNGIPKSPLNRYNQVTDVVIAYNSFIDCISPLQFSVGNNSDKSDVLPATELRSARPTRTIVANNLIYNHDVNETKPIFAYDEVDGVSFYNNILNTNDVSGIDTNGGLTQEDFTVNKVTDWFYTPSKSFSDVYNGFDFEQISKDLVGNDRTDNSAIGAVTFPFDDKGKVEINKSQYGPKWLDRSGKKAKSKTIKVTSAEALAKAVKEANSGDVLELKSGTFKVSETMKIDKDITIKSAGKKKVKIVYSGAANTALFQMLPKGNLNLDNVAIEGSKTQDAFATLEKNMSTVYKLKINNSEVSKFSSVLRTYKGSLADSLVVSNSTIKDCTNGILLAGEDDDKGDYSAEFVTIENSTFDNVDQNVLNYYRGGYDESSIGGTLVLRNNTFKNSGSKEESKILLQTRGIVNIDFNGNTFKDNAVSYIIVLWGEKGQVSVNNTIDNSGEVKTEQNLKMKLMY; this is translated from the coding sequence ATGAACAAAATTAAAAGTACGATTTCAATTTTAATTCTTTCAGTTTTATTTACAGTTCATGCTAACGCACAAGCAGGAAAGACAATTGTAAACAATGCGAAAGAATTAGACCAAGCCATTAAAGCTGCAAAACCAGGAGACCATTTAGTAATGGCTAACGGTGTATGGACAGACATTATTATTAAATTTAAAGGAGTAGGTACAGAAGCCCAGCCTATTGTTTTGGAAGCCGAAACACCAGGTAAAGTATTTATTGAAGGACAATCTAGACTTAGATTATCTGGAGAATATTTAGAAGTTTCTGGATTATACTTCAGAAATGGGTTTACACCTAAAAGCACCATTATCGATTTTAGAACCGATAACGAAAGTGTAGCAAACCACAGTAAAATTACTAACTGTGTTATCGAAGGATTTACTCAACCAGATCGTGAAGAGAAAGATAACTGGGTTCAATTCTACGGAAGACATAACGAATTAAGTAATTGTTACATTGCTGGTAAATCTAACCCTGGACCAACATTAAGAATATACTTAAACGGTAACGAAAACATTAATAATCACCATAAAATTATAAATAACTATTTTGGTGAAAGACCAAGAGCTGGAGGACCTCACGGAGAAACTATACAGTTAGGAGATAGTTATACGTCTATGACGCCTTCATACACTCAGGTGTCAAATAATCTATTTGAAAGATGTAATGGTGAAGTAGAGATAATTTCTAGTAAATCTAACTTTAACGAATTTACAAATAACATCTTTTTTGAAAGTGAAGGTTCTTTAGTGTTACGTCACGGAAACTATGCAAAAGTAGATGGAAATGTATTTATCGGAAATGAAAACTCTACAGCAATTGGTGGTGTTCGTGTTGTAAATACAGGACACTGGGTAACAAATAACTATTTCTACAAAATTATTGGTAGCGATTTTAGAAGTGCCATTGCAGTGATGAACGGAATACCTAAATCACCTTTAAACCGTTACAACCAAGTTACAGATGTTGTCATTGCTTATAACTCATTTATCGATTGTATCTCACCTTTACAATTTAGTGTAGGAAACAATTCTGATAAAAGTGATGTACTTCCTGCAACCGAATTACGTTCTGCAAGACCAACGCGTACTATTGTTGCAAACAACTTAATTTATAATCACGATGTAAATGAGACTAAGCCAATTTTTGCTTACGATGAGGTTGATGGTGTAAGTTTTTACAATAACATTTTAAATACTAATGATGTAAGTGGTATTGATACTAATGGCGGTTTAACACAAGAAGATTTTACAGTAAACAAAGTAACTGATTGGTTTTATACGCCTTCAAAATCATTTTCTGATGTATATAACGGATTCGATTTCGAACAAATATCTAAAGATCTTGTAGGAAACGACAGAACAGATAATAGTGCTATAGGTGCAGTAACATTCCCTTTTGATGATAAAGGTAAAGTTGAAATCAATAAATCACAATACGGACCAAAATGGTTAGACCGTAGCGGTAAGAAAGCAAAGTCTAAAACTATTAAAGTAACATCTGCAGAAGCGCTAGCTAAAGCAGTAAAAGAGGCTAATTCTGGAGATGTTTTAGAATTAAAATCAGGAACATTTAAAGTGTCTGAAACTATGAAAATAGACAAAGACATTACAATTAAATCTGCTGGAAAGAAAAAAGTTAAGATTGTATATAGTGGTGCTGCAAATACAGCGTTATTCCAAATGTTACCTAAAGGAAACTTAAATTTAGATAATGTCGCTATCGAAGGATCTAAAACTCAAGATGCATTCGCAACCTTAGAGAAAAACATGTCGACTGTTTATAAGTTGAAAATTAACAACAGTGAAGTATCTAAATTCTCTAGTGTTTTAAGAACGTATAAAGGATCTTTAGCCGATTCTCTTGTCGTTTCAAATTCAACTATTAAAGATTGTACAAACGGTATTCTATTAGCAGGAGAAGATGACGATAAAGGAGATTACAGTGCAGAATTTGTAACGATTGAAAATTCAACTTTCGATAATGTAGACCAAAACGTCCTAAACTACTATAGAGGTGGTTACGACGAGTCTAGTATTGGTGGTACTTTAGTACTAAGAAACAATACATTTAAAAACAGTGGATCTAAAGAGGAAAGTAAAATATTATTACAAACTCGTGGAATCGTAAACATCGATTTTAATGGAAATACGTTTAAAGACAATGCGGTTTCTTACATTATAGTGCTTTGGGGAGAAAAAGGACAAGTGTCTGTAAACAATACTATTGATAACTCTGGTGAAGTTAAAACAGAGCAAAATCTAAAAATGAAATTGATGTACTAA
- a CDS encoding universal stress protein: MKKLFKILVPFDFSETANNALNYAKNFVANDSDTEIILVYVNEVEDETAAEKLEAVRAEAHESCASNVSAIVKKGLLQTSLLEVEKAEQVDLIFMGTSLVNNKKLNTNTSSFVLVADCPVIVIPKDYENFKIQKIALVIGEDLIHDSKLLEVLLQVARRFKAKVDVLTVKQGVAEYGYTIVDEKNENAIMYYLENFYSHHHFVDGPDIPTSIFKYAEEKNIDLISILPRNHTKGKTSSEGALTKALSEVSKTPLLVID, translated from the coding sequence ATGAAAAAGTTGTTTAAAATCTTGGTGCCTTTTGACTTTTCTGAAACAGCTAATAATGCACTCAATTATGCGAAGAATTTTGTTGCGAACGATAGTGATACAGAAATTATATTAGTCTATGTAAATGAAGTTGAAGACGAAACTGCAGCAGAAAAATTAGAAGCTGTAAGAGCAGAAGCTCATGAAAGTTGTGCAAGTAATGTAAGCGCTATTGTAAAAAAAGGGTTGCTTCAAACGTCTTTATTAGAAGTAGAGAAGGCCGAACAAGTAGATCTTATTTTTATGGGAACAAGCCTAGTTAATAATAAAAAATTAAATACAAACACATCTTCTTTTGTGCTTGTAGCAGATTGTCCTGTTATTGTAATTCCTAAAGATTATGAAAACTTTAAAATACAAAAAATAGCCTTAGTTATAGGTGAAGATTTAATTCACGATAGTAAACTATTAGAAGTATTATTACAAGTTGCTAGACGATTTAAAGCTAAAGTAGATGTGCTTACAGTTAAGCAAGGCGTGGCAGAATATGGTTATACCATTGTAGACGAAAAGAATGAAAATGCGATAATGTATTATCTAGAAAACTTTTATTCGCATCACCATTTTGTCGATGGTCCAGATATTCCAACAAGTATTTTTAAATATGCTGAAGAAAAAAATATAGACCTAATTAGTATCTTACCACGTAACCATACTAAAGGAAAAACATCATCTGAAGGCGCTTTAACTAAAGCGTTATCTGAAGTTTCTAAAACACCATTATTGGTTATAGATTAA
- a CDS encoding aminotransferase class V-fold PLP-dependent enzyme yields MSKITDVDANIKLETYFQSFKEGVIGDNYTFKSRVGNQQLLYADWIASGRLYAPIETIMQEQIGPMVANTHSFSSETGKASTYAYKHARAIIKEHVNANEDDVLVTANTGMTGVLSHLQRVMGLRFPDAKQKKAQLSENDRPVVFISHMEHHSNHVPWHETIADVVILKCNDQKLICPETLEKALLQYKDRTTKIGSFTACSNVTGIITPFYDLAKIMHKHGGYCFVDFAASAPYVDVDMHPVDVEARLDAIFFSPHKFLGGPGTCGVLVFNKVLYTANCPDVPGGGNVQWTNPWGEYAYFKDIEVREDGGTPGFLQVMRTALAMRLKDKMDTEKIAAREEELLAYCFERLNKIPNLFILGSTEVKRIGCVSFGIKNVHYNLIVRLLNDRFGIQVRGGWSCASTYGHYLFDYDENKSLEMVEDLNSKNLTNKPGWVRLSLHPITSNKELEFICDAIEQVAENHEAWSKDYIYNKMNNEFEDSSKDVEIIQKVQDWFKI; encoded by the coding sequence ATGAGTAAGATAACAGATGTAGATGCCAATATAAAATTAGAGACTTATTTTCAAAGTTTTAAAGAAGGTGTCATTGGAGATAATTACACTTTTAAAAGCAGAGTCGGGAATCAGCAATTATTATATGCAGATTGGATTGCAAGTGGTCGCTTATATGCCCCAATTGAAACGATCATGCAAGAACAGATTGGACCAATGGTTGCCAATACGCATTCGTTTTCTAGTGAAACAGGAAAAGCTTCAACCTACGCATATAAACATGCTCGTGCTATTATAAAAGAACATGTAAATGCCAACGAAGACGATGTGTTAGTCACTGCAAATACAGGAATGACAGGTGTTTTATCTCACTTACAACGTGTAATGGGATTGCGTTTTCCAGATGCAAAACAGAAAAAAGCACAATTATCTGAAAATGATCGTCCGGTGGTTTTTATCTCTCATATGGAGCACCATTCTAATCATGTGCCTTGGCATGAAACCATTGCTGATGTTGTTATTTTAAAATGTAACGATCAAAAATTAATTTGTCCAGAAACATTAGAAAAAGCATTACTTCAGTATAAAGATAGAACAACCAAGATAGGGTCATTTACAGCTTGTTCTAACGTTACAGGTATTATTACACCATTTTACGATTTAGCTAAAATCATGCATAAACATGGTGGATATTGTTTTGTCGATTTTGCAGCTTCTGCTCCTTATGTCGATGTCGATATGCACCCCGTAGATGTAGAGGCGCGTTTAGATGCTATTTTCTTTTCTCCGCATAAATTTTTAGGAGGCCCTGGAACTTGTGGTGTTTTAGTTTTTAATAAAGTATTATATACGGCTAACTGTCCAGATGTTCCTGGTGGTGGAAATGTTCAATGGACTAACCCTTGGGGAGAATATGCTTATTTTAAAGATATTGAAGTGCGTGAAGATGGTGGAACTCCAGGGTTTTTACAAGTTATGCGTACAGCTTTAGCGATGCGTTTAAAAGATAAAATGGATACCGAAAAAATAGCTGCTCGAGAAGAAGAATTATTAGCGTATTGCTTCGAGAGATTGAATAAAATTCCAAATTTATTTATTTTAGGATCTACAGAAGTAAAACGTATTGGTTGTGTGTCCTTCGGAATTAAGAATGTACATTACAATTTAATTGTTAGATTGTTAAACGACCGTTTCGGAATTCAAGTACGTGGTGGTTGGTCTTGTGCTAGTACGTATGGACATTATTTATTCGATTATGATGAGAATAAATCTTTAGAAATGGTTGAAGATTTAAACTCTAAAAATTTAACAAATAAACCGGGTTGGGTTCGTTTATCATTGCATCCTATTACGTCTAATAAAGAGTTAGAATTTATTTGTGATGCCATAGAACAAGTCGCAGAAAACCATGAAGCTTGGAGTAAAGATTATATTTATAATAAAATGAATAATGAATTTGAAGATTCTAGTAAAGATGTAGAAATTATTCAAAAAGTTCAAGATTGGTTTAAAATATAA
- a CDS encoding bile acid:sodium symporter family protein — translation MKFKIDRFILAIIATIIFAYFFPQWGIEGSPFPISTVSSIGFFLIFFFYGLKLSPKQIKSGLYNWKLHVLVQLSTFLLFPLLILMFYPFVQTEEQHSFWLALLFMAALPSTVSSSVVMVSVARGNVPAAIFNASISGIIGILITPLWVGLFIEKAGADFDYGSIYMNLILGIILPVILGLMLQKYGHELAMKYSKQLTLFDKSVILLIIYKSFSDSFYNNIFIDINWFDLALLFGIVILIFFIVFYIIGLIATKLKFSVEDKITAQFCGTKKSLVHGTIFYKILFKNVAASSVILLPLMVFHASQIFIISIIASKLARREEHIIQ, via the coding sequence ATGAAATTTAAAATAGATCGCTTTATTCTTGCGATTATAGCAACTATAATATTTGCGTATTTTTTCCCACAATGGGGAATAGAAGGGAGCCCTTTTCCTATTTCAACAGTAAGTTCTATAGGATTCTTTTTAATTTTTTTCTTCTACGGATTAAAACTGAGTCCGAAACAAATTAAGTCTGGATTATACAATTGGAAACTACACGTTCTGGTGCAGTTGTCTACATTTTTATTGTTTCCGCTATTAATTTTAATGTTTTATCCTTTTGTCCAAACAGAGGAACAACATAGTTTTTGGTTAGCACTCTTGTTTATGGCTGCTTTACCGTCTACAGTTTCGTCGTCTGTTGTTATGGTATCTGTAGCTCGAGGAAATGTACCTGCGGCTATTTTTAATGCAAGTATATCTGGAATTATTGGTATTTTAATTACGCCACTTTGGGTTGGTTTATTTATAGAAAAAGCAGGAGCAGATTTCGATTATGGTTCTATATACATGAATTTGATTCTCGGAATTATTTTACCTGTAATTTTAGGACTTATGCTACAGAAGTACGGTCATGAACTAGCCATGAAATACAGTAAACAACTAACGCTTTTCGATAAATCTGTAATTCTGCTTATCATTTATAAAAGCTTCTCTGACTCCTTTTATAATAATATTTTTATTGATATTAATTGGTTTGATTTGGCACTGCTTTTTGGTATTGTAATTCTTATCTTTTTTATTGTTTTCTATATCATCGGACTTATTGCAACCAAATTAAAATTTAGTGTAGAAGATAAAATTACAGCACAATTTTGTGGAACTAAAAAGTCGTTAGTTCATGGAACAATATTTTATAAAATCTTATTCAAAAATGTCGCAGCATCGAGCGTAATTTTATTGCCTTTAATGGTTTTTCATGCTTCACAAATATTTATTATCAGCATTATAGCTTCAAAATTAGCAAGACGTGAAGAACATATAATTCAATAA
- a CDS encoding fructose bisphosphate aldolase, whose protein sequence is MYTFQQQLQHIQDGKGFIAALDQSGGSTPKALLGYGIDESQYKDETEMFQLIHEMRTRVISNKNFTEDKILGVILFENTMKGTIDTKPVPTYLLEKNIVPFLKVDKGLEDLNHGVKLMKPIPNLEARLLEAKKLGVFGTKMRSVIYENNPKGIAEIVKQQFAVGLEILACGLIPILEPEVDIHAKEKSEIEAVLKKNIRLELDKLKGNQSIILKLTLPSVPDFYKDLVNHSKVIRVFALSGGYDIETANSLLAKNKGVVASFSRALLNNLKEQQSDDEFSSTLEDAIDSIYNASIT, encoded by the coding sequence ATGTATACATTTCAGCAACAATTACAACACATACAAGACGGAAAAGGTTTTATAGCAGCCTTAGATCAAAGCGGAGGAAGTACACCTAAGGCACTTTTGGGATATGGTATAGACGAGAGTCAATATAAAGACGAAACCGAAATGTTTCAATTAATTCATGAGATGCGTACCAGAGTCATTTCAAATAAAAATTTCACCGAAGATAAAATTCTAGGAGTGATTCTTTTTGAGAATACTATGAAAGGTACAATCGATACAAAACCGGTTCCAACGTATTTGTTAGAAAAAAACATTGTACCTTTTTTAAAGGTCGATAAAGGCTTAGAAGATTTAAACCATGGTGTTAAATTGATGAAGCCAATACCAAATCTTGAAGCTAGATTATTAGAAGCTAAAAAACTTGGTGTTTTTGGTACTAAAATGCGTTCTGTTATTTATGAAAATAATCCGAAAGGCATTGCTGAAATTGTTAAACAACAGTTTGCTGTAGGATTAGAGATTCTTGCTTGTGGTTTAATTCCAATTTTAGAGCCAGAAGTAGATATTCACGCTAAGGAAAAATCTGAAATTGAAGCGGTATTAAAGAAAAATATCCGATTAGAATTGGATAAATTAAAAGGGAATCAATCTATAATTTTAAAACTTACATTACCATCGGTACCAGATTTTTATAAAGATTTGGTAAATCATTCAAAAGTAATTCGAGTATTTGCGCTTTCTGGAGGTTACGATATTGAAACTGCAAATAGCTTATTGGCTAAAAATAAAGGTGTGGTAGCAAGTTTTTCTAGAGCTCTTTTAAATAATTTAAAAGAACAACAAAGCGA